A single window of Anopheles moucheti chromosome 2, idAnoMoucSN_F20_07, whole genome shotgun sequence DNA harbors:
- the LOC128310165 gene encoding atlastin — MEARPVQVVETSEDHSFVLNEEALSEILLQDSIKDRAIVVVSVAGAFRKGKSFLLDFFLRYMYAKYVHHQSVLEWLGDETEPLSGFSWRGGSERDTTGILMWSDIFLHNRANGEKLAIILMDTQGAFDSQSTVRDCATVFALSTMLSSVQIYNLSQNIQEDDLQHLQLFTEYGRLALADSGKKPFQRLQFLVRDWSFPYEAEYGALGGQLILQRRLEVSDKQHPELQSLRRHITSCFSEIACFLMPHPGLTVATNPSFDGRLSDITPEFKQSLRELVPMLLAPENLIVKEINGQRVKARDLVQYFKSYMAIYKGNELPEPKSMLVATAEANNLTAVAAAKEIYAQLMEDVCGGTKPYLSTGHLDSEHNRIKEKALHQFSSKRKMGGEEFSEKYREKLEQDLDETFVTFRAHNESKNIFKAARTPAVYFAIAIVMYIMSGIFGLVGLYTFANFANMIMGIALITLASWAYIRYSGELSDFGVRLDEIANLLWENMMKPIYQSCMEKGIQHVASHATEYAISGGTTVGSAGSRQLNGKVKHS, encoded by the exons ATGGAGGCAAGGCCGGTACAGGTAGTGGAGACAAGCGAAGATCACAGCTTTGTCCTGAATGAGGAAGCACTGTCGGAGATACTGCTGCAAGACAGCATCAAAGACCGCGCGATCGTAGTGGTGTCTGTGGCCGGAGCATTCCGGAAGGGCAAAAGCTTCCTGCTGGACTTTTTCCTCCGCTACATGTACGCTAAG TATGTGCATCATCAGAGCGTACTCGAGTGGTTGGGTGACGAAACGGAACCGCTGTCCGGATTTTCGTGGCGTGGTGGTAGCGAACGTGACACAACAGGCATCCTGATGTGGTCCGATATATTCCTGCACAACAGAGCCAATGGCGAGAAG CTGGCAATAATACTGATGGACACACAGGGCGCCTTTGACAGCCAGAGTACCGTCCGGGACTGTGCAACCGTGTTCGCGCTTAGCACCATGCTGTCCTCCGTGCAGATTTACAACCTGTCACAGAACATTCAAGAGGACGATCTGCAACACCTACAG CTCTTCACGGAATACGGTCGGCTAGCACTGGCCGATTCGGGCAAGAAGCCGTTCCAGCGGCTCCAGTTTCTGGTGCGCGACTGGAGCTTCCCGTACGAGGCCGAATATGGTGCGCTCGGTGGGCAGCTTATTCTACAGCGACGGCTCGAGGTATCGGACAAACAGCATCCGGAGCTGCAATCGTTGAGGCGCCACATTACGTCCTGCTTTTCGGAAATTGCCTGCTTTCTCATGCCCCATCCCGGCCTAACGGTGGCAACAAACCCCAGCTTCGACGGGCGCCTATCGGACATAACGCCCGAGTTCAAACAAAGTTTGCGCGAACTGGTACCGATGCTGCTGGCGCCAGAAAATTTGATCGTGAAAGAAATCAACGGCCAGCGGGTGAAGGCACGCGACCTGGTGCAATACTTCAAATCGTACATGGCTATCTACAAGGGTAACGAACTGCCGGAACCGAAGAGCATGCTGGTGGCAACGGCCGAAGCAAACAACTTGACGGCAGTAGCGGCCGCGAAGGAAATTTACGCACAGCTCATGGAAGATGTGTGCGGTGGCACTAAGCCGTACCTCAGCACGGGCCATCTAGACTCGGAACACAACCGTATCAAGGAGAAGGCACTGCATCAG TTCTCTTCGAAACGAAAAATGGGCGGTGAAGAATTTTCGGAAAAGTACCGCGAAAAGCTGGAGCAAGATCTGGATGAAACGTTCGTCACGTTCCGGGCGCATAATGAAAGCAAGAACATCTTCAAAGCTGCCCGAACGCCTGCCGTGTACTTCGCCATCGCGATAGTCATGTACATCATGAGTGGCATCTTCGGACTTGTTGGGCTGTACACGTTTGCCAACTTTGCCAATATGATAATGGGCATTGCGCTGATCACTCTAGCGTCCTGGGCCTACATCAG GTATAGCGGCGAGCTGAGCGACTTTGGCGTCCGGTTAGATGAGATCGCGAACCTGCTGTGGGAAAAT ATGATGAAACCAATCTACCAGTCATGCATGGAGAAGGGCATCCAGCACGTGGCGTCGCACGCGACAGAGTACGCGATCAGCGGCGGTACAACAGTCGGCAGTGCCGGTAGCCGTCAGCTGAACGGCAAGGTGAAACACTCTTGA
- the LOC128309947 gene encoding secreted protein C-like — protein MVLEPSLTNNNAPDRTFAYCVAAAEGDNHKAAPLSSSPFYHRGTSNSNNNTNGLTSSRSHSGSGTGSDSDSSSDSGNGAVPSDGTRFSKFINSIKYALGSSSGGRQQRGTAVLVGDHESSSSSSRNSSTRPLVIKSTSVIKRSAHSCGSSASELTDGTKRGGRHKTSATPDAVTPVANGIRNSRRT, from the exons ATGGTCTTGGAG CCATCGCTGACAAACAATAACGCACCCGATCGGACATTCGCGTACTGTGTGGCCGCTGCGGAGGGTGACAACCATAAAGCAGCACCATTATCGTCATCACCCTTCTATCATCGAGGCACCAGCAACagtaacaacaacaccaaTGGTCTGACTAGCAGCAGAAGCCATAGCGGCAGTGGCACGGGCAGTGACAGTGACAGCAGTAGTGATAGTGGCAATGGAGCCGTCCCGAGCGATGGCACTAGGTTTAGTAAATTTATCAATAGCATTAAGTACGCCCTCggcagtagtagtggtggCAGACAGCAGCGCGGTACTGCCGTGCTGGTGGGTGACCatgaaagcagcagcagcagcagccgaaaCAGCAGCACGCGACCACTGGTGATCAAATCAACGTCCGTCATAAAACGGTCGGCGCACAGTTGTGGTAGTAGCGCAAGCGAACTCACCGATGGTACTAAACGAGGAGGACGTCACAAAACATCAGCGACACCGGATGCTGTTACGCCGGTGGCAAACGGAATCCGCAACAGCCGGCGCACATAA